The following proteins come from a genomic window of Oikeobacillus pervagus:
- a CDS encoding LTA synthase family protein, translating to MKKSFRNKITLITVVVLFLWLKTYIAYKTSFHMDIENPMQQFILFINPLSFLLFIFGIALFFKREKVRNRYLMTMSFLLSFLLYANVVFYRFFNDFITLPLLFQTSNFADLGNSAWEEFKWYDIFYFIDVILLGFMLKFKPSIISFKTLSKMNRRAYFLIATAMLFLNLGLSEVERPQLLTRTFDREMLVKNIGTYNYHLYDVLLQSKSSAQRALADGSELVDIENYVDASYAKPNDELFGIAKGKNVIVVSVESTQNFVINNKVNDQEITPFLNQFIKESFYFDNFYHQTGQGKTSDAEFLVENSLYPLSRGAVFFTHSGNQFNSLAERLQENGYFTNAMHANNRSFWNRDIMYKSLSYERFYDVKDYDVNEDNSVNWGMKDIPFFEQSVEHMKEMKKPFYSKLITLTNHHPFYYDKEDQFIDEFNSNSGTLNRYFVTVRYTDESLKRFIEELKESGIYEDSIIVMYGDHYGISENHNEAMSQYLGKDITPFVSTQLQKVPFLIHIPGTEGKVISKVSGQIDIRPTILHLLGINTKNDIQLGHDLFSEDNDDLAVFRDGRFVTKDYVYADNKCWDKSTEEVTDKKYCEPYMEKVATELEYSDRIIYGDLLRFFDPDKAKK from the coding sequence ATGAAGAAATCTTTTCGAAACAAGATTACATTGATTACAGTTGTTGTTTTGTTTCTTTGGTTAAAGACGTATATTGCGTATAAAACAAGTTTCCATATGGATATTGAAAACCCGATGCAGCAGTTTATCCTGTTCATCAACCCATTAAGCTTTTTGCTTTTTATCTTTGGAATTGCTCTGTTTTTTAAACGTGAGAAGGTTAGAAACCGTTATTTAATGACGATGAGCTTTTTATTGTCATTTCTTCTTTATGCGAATGTAGTGTTTTATCGCTTTTTTAATGACTTTATTACATTACCGCTACTATTTCAAACAAGCAATTTCGCCGATTTAGGGAATAGTGCTTGGGAAGAGTTTAAATGGTACGATATTTTTTATTTTATTGATGTGATTTTGCTTGGTTTCATGCTGAAATTTAAACCTTCCATTATATCATTTAAAACATTGTCAAAGATGAATCGTCGTGCTTATTTCTTAATTGCTACTGCGATGTTATTTCTCAATTTAGGGCTTTCAGAAGTGGAACGGCCTCAATTATTAACAAGAACATTTGACCGCGAAATGTTAGTGAAAAATATTGGTACGTACAACTATCATCTTTATGATGTTCTTTTACAATCTAAATCATCTGCTCAGCGTGCCTTGGCAGATGGAAGTGAACTTGTAGATATTGAAAACTATGTCGATGCAAGTTATGCAAAACCAAATGATGAGTTATTTGGAATTGCGAAAGGAAAAAATGTCATCGTTGTTTCAGTTGAATCAACGCAAAATTTTGTGATTAATAATAAGGTAAATGATCAAGAAATTACACCATTTTTAAATCAGTTCATTAAAGAAAGTTTCTATTTTGATAATTTTTATCATCAAACAGGTCAAGGAAAAACATCAGATGCTGAATTTTTAGTTGAAAATTCATTATATCCTTTAAGCCGGGGAGCTGTATTCTTTACTCATTCTGGGAACCAATTTAACTCCCTTGCTGAAAGACTACAAGAGAATGGATATTTCACAAATGCCATGCATGCTAATAACAGAAGCTTTTGGAATCGCGATATCATGTACAAGTCTTTAAGTTATGAGAGATTTTATGATGTCAAAGATTATGATGTAAATGAGGATAATAGTGTGAACTGGGGAATGAAAGATATTCCATTCTTTGAGCAATCTGTTGAACATATGAAAGAAATGAAAAAGCCTTTTTATTCGAAATTGATTACATTAACGAACCATCACCCATTCTATTATGATAAAGAAGATCAATTTATTGATGAATTCAATTCCAACAGTGGGACGCTTAACCGTTATTTTGTAACGGTACGCTATACAGATGAATCTTTGAAACGCTTTATTGAAGAACTTAAAGAGTCAGGAATTTATGAGGATTCCATTATTGTTATGTATGGTGACCATTATGGAATTTCAGAAAATCATAATGAAGCGATGAGTCAGTATTTAGGAAAAGATATTACACCATTTGTGAGTACACAATTACAGAAGGTTCCATTCCTAATCCATATTCCGGGAACGGAAGGAAAAGTGATCAGTAAAGTAAGTGGTCAAATTGATATTCGGCCAACTATTCTCCACTTATTAGGAATTAACACAAAAAATGATATTCAATTAGGGCATGATTTATTTTCAGAAGACAATGATGACTTAGCTGTGTTCCGAGATGGACGTTTCGTTACAAAAGACTATGTCTATGCTGATAATAAATGTTGGGATAAATCAACTGAGGAAGTAACAGATAAGAAATACTGTGAACCTTATATGGAAAAGGTAGCGACTGAATTAGAATATTCGGATCGAATTATATATGGAGATTTATTACGCTTTTTTGATCCTGATAAAGCAAAGAAATAA
- a CDS encoding ROK family glucokinase — translation MDGFKRKWVVAIDLGGTTTKLAFFNHSGKMIKKWKISTDKRNAGQYILDNIVTSIDKQLQQLKVDKEILTGIGMGAPGPVHLEQGLLYNAINLGWEKNYPLKKLLEKKMNLPVAVENDANCAALGEFWKGIGQHSKDLIFVTLGTGVGGGIISNGKLVRGVHGAGGEIGHITVIPKNGYRCNCGKIGCLETVASAKGIQRITKQLLASKKEKSMLSDKYFTVKDVFNAAKQCDPTASEVVDTFSFYLGLTLANIGNIFNPEIIILGGGIAKAGDFLVKKVQPYFENYAFPTVRDSTVISLTDLGNDAGVFGACRLILNQMMKSKKM, via the coding sequence ATGGACGGTTTTAAAAGAAAATGGGTTGTAGCAATAGACCTAGGGGGGACCACTACGAAACTTGCCTTTTTTAACCATAGTGGCAAGATGATCAAGAAGTGGAAAATTTCCACCGACAAAAGGAATGCTGGCCAATATATTTTAGATAATATTGTGACATCAATTGACAAACAACTACAACAACTTAAGGTGGATAAAGAAATATTGACAGGCATTGGCATGGGTGCACCTGGACCTGTTCATTTAGAGCAAGGGCTGCTTTACAATGCCATTAACTTAGGTTGGGAAAAGAATTATCCTTTGAAAAAGCTTTTGGAAAAGAAAATGAACTTGCCTGTTGCGGTAGAAAATGATGCAAATTGTGCTGCCTTAGGAGAGTTTTGGAAAGGGATAGGACAACACTCAAAAGATTTAATATTTGTGACATTAGGGACAGGAGTTGGAGGCGGAATTATTTCAAATGGAAAACTAGTTCGCGGTGTTCATGGAGCTGGAGGGGAAATCGGCCATATAACGGTGATTCCTAAAAATGGTTATAGATGTAACTGTGGTAAAATAGGATGTCTTGAAACGGTTGCATCTGCCAAAGGTATTCAGCGTATAACGAAGCAATTATTAGCGTCAAAGAAGGAAAAGTCCATGCTTTCCGACAAATATTTTACCGTCAAGGATGTATTTAATGCTGCTAAACAGTGTGATCCCACTGCTTCTGAAGTCGTGGATACATTTTCTTTTTATTTAGGCTTAACGCTTGCGAATATAGGAAATATATTTAACCCTGAAATCATCATTCTCGGGGGTGGAATAGCAAAGGCCGGTGATTTTTTAGTTAAAAAAGTGCAACCATACTTTGAAAACTATGCTTTTCCAACAGTACGCGACTCGACTGTCATTAGCTTGACTGATTTAGGAAATGATGCTGGAGTGTTTGGAGCTTGTCGACTTATTTTGAATCAAATGATGAAATCAAAGAAAATGTAG
- a CDS encoding YqgQ family protein — protein sequence MKTMYDVQQLLKKFGTIIYLGDRLDDLVLMETELKELNQSQLIDPKDFQMALLLVRHEMQKERDKRK from the coding sequence ATGAAAACAATGTACGATGTTCAGCAATTATTAAAAAAATTTGGGACAATTATTTATCTTGGGGATCGTCTGGATGATCTCGTGTTAATGGAAACTGAACTAAAGGAATTGAATCAATCTCAATTAATTGACCCAAAAGATTTTCAAATGGCTTTGTTATTAGTTCGCCATGAAATGCAAAAAGAAAGGGATAAACGGAAATAA
- a CDS encoding spore germination protein, with protein sequence MKKRIVSSNFNENLSFLKDRLGIGKSFDVIQLDVEYADRKMALFMVDGFVKDDILHYLMRGLSLLSPEQLEDHPLQSLIKTYIPYVEIETTDDLEQAVDKVLSGPTVLVVEGLDEVIIIDARTYPVRGPEEPDTERVVRGPRDGYVETIVFNTALTRRRIRDRSLRMEYMQIGRRSKTDVVVCYLEDIADPNLVKEIKNSLSKIDTDGLPMGEKTVEEFISGRHWNPYPLVRYTERPDTAASHIYEGHVCVIVDGSPSVMITPTTFWHHLQHVEEYRNKPFIGAYLRFVRFVAVWASIFLLPLWYLFASRPDLLPEKIKYIGPTETGDIPLIIQFLLIEVGLDMLRMAAIHTPTSLGTALGLVAALMIGQVAVEVGLFVNEVVLYLAVAAIGTFATPSYEMGLANRFVRIALLIITSIFGLYGFVIVTFGWMILLIRMKSFSTPYMWPFIPFNARAFRDVLIRSPIPLKNRRPRVLHPKDPDR encoded by the coding sequence ATGAAGAAAAGAATTGTTTCATCAAATTTTAATGAAAACCTCTCATTCTTAAAAGATCGTTTAGGAATTGGAAAAAGTTTTGATGTCATTCAGCTCGATGTGGAATATGCCGATCGGAAAATGGCTTTGTTTATGGTAGATGGTTTTGTAAAGGATGATATTCTTCACTATTTGATGCGGGGGCTTTCGTTGCTATCACCTGAACAACTCGAAGATCACCCGTTACAGTCGTTAATCAAAACTTACATTCCCTATGTAGAAATTGAAACAACGGATGACTTGGAACAGGCCGTCGATAAAGTTCTTTCAGGACCAACCGTTTTGGTTGTGGAAGGGCTTGATGAAGTCATCATCATTGATGCGAGAACATACCCTGTGAGAGGTCCCGAAGAACCGGATACAGAAAGGGTTGTAAGAGGACCGCGTGACGGATATGTGGAAACCATTGTGTTTAATACCGCTTTAACTCGGAGAAGGATTCGTGATCGTTCCTTAAGAATGGAATATATGCAAATAGGAAGACGTTCCAAAACAGATGTCGTCGTTTGCTATTTAGAAGATATTGCAGATCCAAATCTTGTGAAAGAAATTAAAAATTCCTTATCCAAAATAGACACAGATGGGTTACCAATGGGGGAAAAAACAGTGGAGGAATTTATTTCTGGTCGACATTGGAACCCGTACCCACTTGTCCGTTACACCGAAAGGCCAGATACAGCCGCAAGCCATATATATGAAGGACATGTTTGTGTCATAGTGGATGGCTCGCCGAGTGTGATGATTACTCCCACAACCTTTTGGCATCATCTACAGCATGTAGAAGAGTATCGAAACAAGCCTTTTATAGGAGCCTATTTACGTTTTGTTCGGTTTGTAGCGGTTTGGGCATCGATTTTCCTGCTACCTTTATGGTATTTATTTGCAAGCCGTCCCGATCTTCTTCCAGAGAAAATAAAATATATCGGGCCAACCGAAACGGGGGATATCCCCTTAATTATTCAATTCCTGTTAATTGAAGTAGGATTGGATATGCTGCGAATGGCTGCCATTCATACGCCAACTTCATTAGGTACCGCGTTAGGTTTAGTGGCGGCTCTTATGATTGGTCAGGTGGCTGTTGAAGTGGGGCTTTTCGTCAATGAGGTCGTTCTTTATTTAGCGGTTGCCGCTATTGGAACGTTTGCAACACCGAGCTATGAAATGGGATTAGCTAACCGATTCGTTCGAATTGCCTTGCTAATCATCACGTCCATTTTTGGATTATATGGTTTTGTAATCGTAACTTTTGGCTGGATGATCCTGTTGATTCGTATGAAGTCCTTCTCCACCCCTTATATGTGGCCGTTTATCCCGTTTAATGCACGTGCATTTCGTGATGTCCTCATTCGCTCACCTATCCCTTTGAAAAATCGTCGGCCTAGAGTATTACATCCTAAAGATCCTGATCGGTAA
- a CDS encoding rhomboid family protein translates to MDRDSNMGFREEYIFWRTAYFFIVEHGYRIAKMSENRKELWLEDLTNKQAHLIRLLQHDLDWSNSMQRDIEFVSLNGEQIRKRLMKREMKILNIYVSTYPPVDDYESRIKEPFVFPKGNKTIVSTIILSEPLMDDSFTQLSNIFQTPIHWQFQQEYEEQEVSTLQRVVLGNAVQQQDQDKRLMTFGKPFFTYILVAIQVIMFAILEFSGGSTNTETLIKFGAKYNPAILEGEWWRFFTPMVLHIGFLHLLMNTLALYYLGAEVERIFGKGRFLFIYIFSGFLGSVASFVFTANLSAGASGAIFGCFGALLYFGVMYPKLFFRTMGMNIIAVIVINLIFGFTVPGIDNAGHIGGLIGGFLATGVVHFPKKRRWKNQTAFTIVTMGLTILFLGIGFNNGFAKMNPNMVNSVAQQKIQEKQYDEAYEILTDYMSENGKESAESYFLLSYIEIQHKEYQQAEVHLNQAIELRGDFPEAHYNLSLLLSDKGEVEEALKHAKTALRLDPQNDQYKKIVDELTR, encoded by the coding sequence ATGGATCGTGATAGTAATATGGGGTTTAGGGAAGAGTATATATTTTGGCGTACGGCCTATTTTTTTATCGTTGAGCATGGATATCGTATTGCGAAAATGTCGGAAAATCGGAAGGAACTCTGGTTAGAAGATTTAACGAATAAACAAGCACATCTTATTCGGTTACTTCAACATGATCTTGACTGGAGTAATTCGATGCAACGTGATATTGAATTTGTTTCTTTAAATGGGGAACAAATCCGCAAAAGGTTGATGAAACGCGAAATGAAAATTCTAAATATTTACGTTTCAACCTATCCGCCTGTGGATGATTATGAGTCGCGAATAAAGGAGCCGTTTGTTTTTCCAAAGGGAAATAAAACCATTGTTTCGACAATTATTTTAAGTGAACCGTTGATGGACGATAGCTTTACGCAATTGAGCAACATTTTTCAAACACCTATTCATTGGCAGTTTCAACAAGAATATGAAGAGCAGGAAGTTTCCACCTTACAGCGAGTCGTATTAGGGAATGCTGTTCAGCAACAAGATCAGGACAAACGGTTAATGACCTTTGGTAAACCGTTTTTTACTTATATATTAGTGGCGATTCAAGTGATCATGTTTGCTATTTTAGAGTTTTCAGGTGGCAGTACAAATACCGAGACATTGATTAAGTTTGGGGCGAAATATAATCCAGCCATTTTAGAGGGAGAATGGTGGCGGTTTTTTACTCCAATGGTTTTGCATATTGGATTCTTACATTTATTAATGAATACTTTAGCTTTGTATTATTTAGGAGCAGAAGTGGAGCGGATTTTCGGTAAAGGGCGGTTTCTATTCATCTACATATTTTCCGGTTTTTTAGGATCTGTAGCAAGCTTTGTCTTTACGGCAAATTTATCTGCTGGAGCAAGTGGTGCGATTTTTGGGTGCTTTGGCGCCTTATTGTATTTCGGTGTCATGTATCCAAAATTATTTTTCAGGACAATGGGAATGAATATTATTGCTGTTATTGTGATTAACTTAATCTTTGGTTTTACAGTACCGGGAATTGATAATGCAGGACATATTGGTGGCCTAATCGGCGGATTTTTAGCCACTGGTGTCGTTCATTTTCCAAAGAAGCGTCGCTGGAAAAACCAAACGGCTTTCACGATTGTCACAATGGGGTTAACGATCCTATTTCTAGGGATTGGATTTAATAATGGGTTTGCCAAAATGAATCCCAATATGGTGAATAGCGTTGCCCAACAAAAAATTCAAGAGAAACAGTATGATGAGGCATATGAGATCTTAACTGATTATATGAGTGAAAATGGGAAAGAATCAGCGGAATCTTACTTTCTTTTATCTTATATCGAGATTCAGCATAAAGAATATCAACAAGCTGAAGTACATTTAAATCAAGCGATTGAATTAAGGGGAGACTTTCCAGAGGCTCATTATAATTTATCATTGCTTCTTTCAGATAAAGGGGAGGTAGAAGAGGCGCTCAAACATGCAAAAACAGCTTTGCGCCTCGATCCCCAAAATGATCAATACAAAAAGATAGTCGACGAACTTACTCGTTAA
- a CDS encoding DUF92 domain-containing protein — MNDIFFISLIITVSLIGVFSKNLNTSGGIAAIFIGSLLYFSMEWEGLIILGAFFFSSSLWSRFKAHKKGEIERILVKTSRRDWQQVVANGGAAALFGIIYLYSSTEIWLYAAIASIAAANSDTWASEIGTLSKKKPLSIRTFHLTERGESGAISILGTIAGLFGSFFIASIAFLFIPDIDFDLFWFIGLAGFLGNILDTLLGAFVQIEFHCPKCKRNVENPVHCSVKTRRIKGFPMFQNESVNFLSSFFAGIVIIFMEICL, encoded by the coding sequence GTGAATGATATTTTCTTTATTTCATTGATTATCACCGTCAGTTTGATAGGGGTATTTTCAAAAAATTTAAATACTTCAGGTGGAATTGCAGCTATTTTCATTGGCAGTCTTTTATATTTTTCAATGGAATGGGAAGGACTTATCATTCTTGGCGCATTTTTTTTTAGTTCAAGTCTATGGTCAAGGTTCAAGGCGCATAAAAAAGGAGAAATAGAAAGAATCCTTGTCAAGACATCTAGAAGGGATTGGCAACAAGTAGTGGCGAATGGGGGTGCCGCAGCTCTTTTTGGGATCATTTACTTGTATAGCTCCACTGAGATTTGGCTCTATGCAGCCATTGCCTCTATTGCTGCTGCCAATTCGGATACATGGGCATCAGAAATAGGAACCCTTAGTAAGAAAAAACCTCTCTCCATTCGTACCTTTCATTTGACTGAACGAGGAGAGTCTGGGGCAATTTCAATTTTAGGAACCATTGCGGGATTATTTGGGAGTTTTTTTATTGCTTCCATTGCTTTCCTATTTATTCCTGATATCGATTTTGATTTATTTTGGTTCATTGGTCTGGCTGGCTTCTTAGGAAATATTTTGGATACTCTTCTGGGGGCGTTTGTTCAAATTGAATTTCATTGTCCTAAATGCAAACGCAATGTCGAAAATCCTGTGCACTGTTCTGTGAAAACTAGGAGGATTAAAGGATTTCCGATGTTTCAAAATGAATCTGTTAATTTCCTTTCGAGTTTTTTCGCGGGAATTGTCATCATCTTTATGGAAATATGTCTTTGA
- a CDS encoding 5-formyltetrahydrofolate cyclo-ligase translates to MIDKKTIRERLKKELAKISQQAYEEKSNRIAHSLFSQNQWKKSDTIGITISRFPEVDTYSIIKQGWTEGKQMVVPKCEPKTKQMHFFKLESFDQLETVYFGLLEPNPTTTMKVDQKAIQLLIVPGLAYTRGGYRLGFGGGYYDRFLQSYAGETMSLAFSEQLQDELPIEQHDLSVEQIITDHEVIICE, encoded by the coding sequence GTGATAGATAAAAAAACGATAAGAGAAAGATTAAAAAAAGAGCTTGCGAAAATTTCACAACAAGCATATGAGGAGAAATCTAATCGAATCGCTCATTCTCTTTTTTCTCAAAACCAATGGAAAAAAAGTGATACAATTGGCATTACGATTTCAAGGTTTCCCGAAGTGGACACATATTCAATTATTAAACAAGGATGGACTGAAGGAAAGCAAATGGTTGTACCGAAATGTGAACCGAAAACAAAACAAATGCACTTTTTTAAACTAGAATCATTTGACCAACTAGAAACGGTTTACTTTGGATTATTGGAGCCGAATCCTACTACAACGATGAAGGTCGACCAAAAGGCTATTCAGTTATTAATAGTTCCTGGATTAGCGTACACGAGAGGCGGATACCGACTTGGCTTTGGTGGCGGCTATTATGATCGCTTTTTACAATCCTATGCTGGAGAGACGATGTCGCTAGCTTTTAGTGAACAGCTTCAAGATGAGTTACCAATTGAACAGCATGATTTGTCTGTTGAGCAAATTATTACGGATCATGAGGTTATCATTTGTGAATGA
- the rpmG gene encoding 50S ribosomal protein L33, giving the protein MRVNITLACTECGDRNYISKKNKRNNPDRLELKKYCPREKRVTAHRETK; this is encoded by the coding sequence ATGCGTGTAAATATCACTTTAGCATGTACTGAGTGCGGTGATCGTAATTATATTTCTAAAAAAAATAAACGTAATAACCCGGACCGTCTTGAGCTTAAAAAATATTGCCCAAGAGAAAAACGAGTTACTGCGCATCGTGAAACAAAATAA
- a CDS encoding endolytic transglycosylase MltG → MNKQMTRAFATGLLAAAIALLIYLYFSPTQDLSVEKMKQKLEKDDYVVVNATTYHQQVNELARLQKEISAMNKVKPTIKQKETKKQTTSKQKTNSYHLVISSGTTSAEIGQKLEEAGIIHSREQFDEYLKDHHYATKIQIGEYDIQQSFTFEEIAKVITKQK, encoded by the coding sequence ATGAATAAACAGATGACTAGAGCTTTCGCTACTGGCTTATTAGCAGCCGCTATTGCCCTATTGATCTACTTATATTTTTCCCCAACGCAAGATCTGAGCGTCGAGAAAATGAAACAAAAACTGGAAAAGGACGATTATGTCGTAGTCAACGCTACTACTTATCATCAACAGGTAAATGAATTAGCTCGTTTACAAAAAGAAATATCCGCAATGAACAAAGTAAAACCTACTATCAAACAAAAGGAAACGAAAAAACAAACTACTTCTAAACAAAAGACAAATTCTTACCATTTAGTTATTTCAAGCGGTACTACTTCAGCAGAAATCGGCCAAAAGCTTGAAGAAGCTGGCATCATTCATAGCCGAGAACAATTTGATGAATACTTAAAAGACCATCATTATGCTACAAAAATTCAAATTGGTGAATACGATATTCAACAATCCTTTACATTTGAAGAAATCGCCAAAGTAATCACAAAACAAAAATAG
- the pstB gene encoding phosphate ABC transporter ATP-binding protein PstB has product MQEFKEEREELLSQRKSVYETKKCNLWYGNHHALKNIDLSIKENEVTAIIGPSGCGKSTYIKTLNRMVDLVPSVRTSGEIFYRERNIFDKKFRVEELRTKVGMVFQKPNPFPKSIYENIAFGLKIHGIRNKKLIQETVEKSLKGAALWNEVKDRLNDHAYSLSGGQQQRLCIARTLALEPDVILMDEPTSALDPVSTLKVEELIKELKEKYSIIIVTHNMQQAARISDQTAFFLNGEVVESDHTEKIFSYPRDKRTEDYISGRFG; this is encoded by the coding sequence ATGCAGGAATTTAAGGAGGAACGTGAAGAATTACTTTCACAAAGGAAGTCCGTCTATGAAACGAAAAAATGCAATTTATGGTATGGAAATCATCATGCTTTGAAAAATATTGATTTATCAATTAAAGAAAATGAAGTGACAGCGATTATTGGACCTTCAGGTTGCGGAAAATCGACTTATATTAAAACATTAAATCGCATGGTTGATTTAGTTCCAAGTGTACGAACATCAGGTGAAATTTTTTATCGTGAAAGAAATATTTTCGATAAAAAATTTCGAGTGGAAGAGCTTCGTACAAAAGTTGGAATGGTTTTTCAAAAGCCGAATCCATTTCCAAAGTCAATCTATGAAAATATTGCCTTTGGGTTAAAAATTCACGGAATTCGAAATAAAAAGCTGATCCAGGAAACGGTAGAAAAAAGTTTAAAAGGAGCTGCACTTTGGAATGAAGTGAAAGATCGATTAAATGATCATGCTTACAGCTTATCTGGAGGACAACAACAACGTCTCTGTATTGCAAGAACATTAGCACTTGAACCAGATGTTATTTTAATGGATGAACCCACTTCAGCATTAGACCCTGTCTCTACATTAAAAGTTGAGGAATTAATTAAAGAATTAAAAGAAAAATACTCGATCATCATTGTGACGCATAATATGCAACAAGCAGCGCGTATTTCTGATCAAACTGCGTTCTTTTTAAATGGTGAGGTAGTTGAATCTGACCATACTGAGAAAATCTTTTCCTATCCACGAGATAAGCGAACAGAGGATTATATTTCTGGAAGATTTGGATAA
- the pstA gene encoding phosphate ABC transporter permease PstA, giving the protein MQTMESQQMVKRLPKRILKNKLINGLFLVATIFSLSILVVLLARIIMQGYSWLSLDFIQNFASRRPEEAGVKAAIIGTLWMMAVVAPVSCILGVGTAIYLEEYARKNKLTRFIQMNISNLAGVPSVVFGLLGLTIFVRALALGNSVLAAGLTMSLLILPVIIVAAQEAVRSVPKELKEASYGMGATKWQTILRVVLPVAIPGILTGSILALSRAIGETAPLVVIGIPTFVAFLPGSILDSFSALPMQIYNWTSRPQEEFHALAAAGIIVLLVLLLLMNSIAVWIRNHFQKR; this is encoded by the coding sequence ATGCAAACGATGGAATCCCAACAGATGGTGAAAAGACTTCCTAAACGAATATTAAAAAACAAATTAATCAATGGATTATTTTTAGTTGCTACTATCTTTTCATTAAGTATACTAGTCGTTCTTTTAGCGAGAATAATTATGCAAGGTTATAGTTGGTTATCCTTGGATTTTATCCAAAACTTTGCCTCTAGAAGGCCGGAAGAAGCGGGTGTAAAAGCGGCGATCATCGGTACTCTTTGGATGATGGCGGTTGTGGCTCCTGTCTCTTGTATCCTCGGGGTGGGGACAGCGATTTATTTAGAGGAATATGCGAGAAAGAACAAATTAACTCGATTTATTCAAATGAATATTTCAAATCTTGCCGGAGTACCTTCAGTTGTTTTTGGTTTATTAGGTTTAACGATTTTTGTTCGTGCACTTGCTTTGGGGAATAGTGTGTTAGCTGCAGGTTTAACGATGAGTTTATTAATTCTACCGGTCATCATTGTTGCGGCGCAAGAGGCTGTTCGATCTGTTCCAAAAGAATTGAAAGAAGCTTCATATGGAATGGGGGCGACAAAATGGCAGACGATCCTACGAGTAGTACTCCCAGTAGCCATTCCAGGTATTTTAACAGGTAGTATTTTAGCGTTGTCTCGGGCAATTGGAGAAACTGCACCTTTAGTGGTCATCGGTATTCCGACATTTGTGGCGTTTTTACCAGGATCGATATTAGACTCATTCTCGGCCCTACCGATGCAGATCTATAACTGGACCAGTAGACCTCAGGAAGAGTTTCATGCACTTGCAGCAGCCGGCATTATCGTTTTATTAGTGTTATTGCTTTTGATGAATTCAATAGCGGTATGGATTCGAAACCATTTTCAAAAACGTTAA